The Winogradskyella schleiferi genome contains the following window.
ATTTGTATAGTCTACGCGTGCGACTCCTACTGCCACAGTTTGGACATAATAAATCGTGATCATCGAGATTTACAAAACGATTTAGATTGAAATGGCAAATATTGCATTGATACTTATCGCCTTTATATCTTAAGCTAACGAGTTTTCTGAAAAAGAACTCATTTTTCTGTAATAGTTGTTTTGGAACAATTAGTTTAGCTATTCTTTTTAAACTAGTATACATTGAAAAAGTTTAGACGAGTTCATTAAGTTAACTCTTACGTTGCACAACTTCAAAAACCTTGTTTTCGTCGCACTTCAAGGTTTTACTTGGGTATTTTAAAAGCAAAGCATAGTCATGGGTTGCCATTAAAATAGTATTACCGTTTTTATTAATGTCTTGCAAAACTTCCATAACCTCTATACTAGTTTGTGGATCTAAGTTTCCTGTTGGTTCATCGGCTAAGATAAGTTCAGGGTCATTCAATAATGCACGAGCAATGGCAATACGCTGTTGCTCTCCACCAGAAAGTTCATGTGGATATTTAAAACCTTTAGTTTTCATGGCTACTTTATCTAAAACAGAATCAATACGATCTTTAATTCTATCCTTTTCTTTCCAGCCAGTGGCTTTTAACACAAATTCTAAATTACCAATAATAGTGCGATCTGGCAATAACTTGAAATCTTGAAAAACAATACCCAATTTTCGTCTTAAAAACGGAATATCATTTTCCTTCATGGTTTTTAGATTAAAATCAACCACAGAACCTTCACCTTCGGTCAATTGTAAATCACCATAAAGCGTTTTCATAAAACTACTTTTGCCGCTTCCCGTTTTTCCTATGAGATAAACAAAATCACCTTTTTGCATTTCTACGTTTACCTTAGATAGTACCATACTGTCTCCTTGGTAGATAGTTGCATCTTTTAGTTTTAAAATTGAGTCTGACATATATTAAATAGAAAATTTAAATGGTATTGGGTTTGTATATACCAAAGATATGGTCACTTGGGTGTTTTTTCAAATAATTATCTTCATATTCAAATAATTGATTAAGAATATTAGTCTTTTCATCGTTGAGGTCCATGAAATGATGTGCTATATCCTTAAGGGTAAGTGCAAGGATATTCCCTCCATAACCCGCTTCATATACAGTTGAATAATTTTTACGAAGTGCTGGTATTATACTTGCTGAATCTACACATTCGGAAGGATCAGCTAATATCATCCTAATGAGTCCTGGTCCATAAACTTTATTTTTGTATACGTTAAGTTTATAACGTTTCCTAAGAGGTTTAGGTATTAATTTTAAAGCTTTATTTATAGCCGAAATTTGTTCTTTTGGGAATTGAAGCCTTGTAGGGCCAGCGTATTCATTGATGATAAGAAATCCTTCGGGCTTTAAGAGTTGTTTTATTTGGTGTCCTAATAGCGACTCAATTTCGGTAAAATGATGTAAAGAAGCTTTAAAATATATAATATCAAACTTAGTTTTTAATTGTGAAAGTTTATTTGCGTCTTGAATCCGGAATTTAATATGATGCCATTCGTTATCTTTTGCTATTTGTTTGGCCTTGATAAAAGGTTTATCGGCAATATCGGTACAAATAATTTCTTCGAAAATAGAATGTTCAGCAAACGCAAGTTCTGACGAACAATCACCACTTCCTAAGGATAGCATTTTTAAGTTTTGCTTATCTTTTAAAAACTTATCAACAGTAAATTTTTCAATGCCTAAATCCTTATCTCCAGTTATGAGCTCATGCCATCGTTCTTTCACCTTTGGAATAATCCACCAATTGGCAGCTTGAATATTTTCATGATTAAAAGCTGTCTTTGCACGTTCAATTTTATTGATATTAAATTTTGAAGAAATAAAACTTAAGCCTCGTTGTTTGAGCTTTGTGTAGGTTTCAATAAAATCATCGAACGTAATCAATCGTTTCATGGAAAATATCACTTTTAAGTGTGTAAAAATAGGACTTATAAACTAATATTTTTCGTAATCCATAAATCTAATTTAGATACAAATCAAGACATATGGTGGGCATTAAATTTTATATGCTACAAACCAATATCAAAATTGGTTACAACTTAAAATAATCAATATAATTCTGTAAGTCTTTATCACCACGACCAGATAAATTTAGAACAATGATATCGTTTGGTTTGAATGTTTTGTGCTCAAATACGGCCAAAGCATGAGAAGTTTCGATAGCTGGAATAATACCTTCTAACTGGCATAGTTCGAATCCAGCCTTCATAGCTTCATCATCAGTAATGGCTATAAATTCTGCACGACCTGTTTTATATAAATTAGCATGCATTGGACCAACACCTGGATAATCTAATCCGGCAGAAATGGAATAGGGTTCTGTAATCTGTCCATCATTGGTTTGCATTAATAAGGTTTTACTACCATGAATAATACCTTCTTTTCCTAGCACCGAAGTTGCAGCACTTTCTCCAGAATCAACGCCTAATCCAGCAGCCTCAACGGCTATGATATGGACATTTTCGTTGTCAAGATAGTGATAATAAGTGCCAGCAGCATTACTTCCTCCTCCAACACAAGCAATGAGATAATCGGGATCTTCTGTGCCTTCTTTTTCCAAAAGTTGACTTTTAATCTCTTCAGAAACCACAGCCTGAAACTTGGCCACCATATCTGGATAAGGATGAGGGCCTACTACACTTCCAATAATATAATGTGTATCAACAGGGTTGTTGATCCAATCACGTATTGCTTCATTGGTGGCATCTTTTAAAGTCCGACTTCCGGACAAAGCGGGAATTACCGTTGCGCCTAACATTTTCATTCTGGCGACATTTGGTGCCTGTCTTGCAATATCAATTTCACCCATGTAAACGATACATTCAATGCCCATTAATGCGCAGACAGTTGCTGTTGCAACACCATGCTGACCTGCTCCAGTTTCGGCAATAATCCTGTTTTTACCGAGACGTTTGGCCATAAGGATTTGACCTATGGTATTATTGATTTTGTGAGCTCCAGTGTGGTTGAGGTCTTCACGCTTGAGATATATTTTTGTATTGTATTTTTCGGAAAGTCGTTTGGCAAAATAGAGTGGAGAAGGTCTGCCAACATAATCCTTTAATAAAGCATTGAACTCTT
Protein-coding sequences here:
- a CDS encoding class I SAM-dependent methyltransferase produces the protein MKRLITFDDFIETYTKLKQRGLSFISSKFNINKIERAKTAFNHENIQAANWWIIPKVKERWHELITGDKDLGIEKFTVDKFLKDKQNLKMLSLGSGDCSSELAFAEHSIFEEIICTDIADKPFIKAKQIAKDNEWHHIKFRIQDANKLSQLKTKFDIIYFKASLHHFTEIESLLGHQIKQLLKPEGFLIINEYAGPTRLQFPKEQISAINKALKLIPKPLRKRYKLNVYKNKVYGPGLIRMILADPSECVDSASIIPALRKNYSTVYEAGYGGNILALTLKDIAHHFMDLNDEKTNILNQLFEYEDNYLKKHPSDHIFGIYKPNTI
- a CDS encoding cell division ATP-binding protein FtsE, which encodes MSDSILKLKDATIYQGDSMVLSKVNVEMQKGDFVYLIGKTGSGKSSFMKTLYGDLQLTEGEGSVVDFNLKTMKENDIPFLRRKLGIVFQDFKLLPDRTIIGNLEFVLKATGWKEKDRIKDRIDSVLDKVAMKTKGFKYPHELSGGEQQRIAIARALLNDPELILADEPTGNLDPQTSIEVMEVLQDINKNGNTILMATHDYALLLKYPSKTLKCDENKVFEVVQRKS
- the trpB gene encoding tryptophan synthase subunit beta — encoded protein: MSYNINEKGYYGEFGGAYIPEMLYPNVEELRQNYLKIMAEPSFQEEFNALLKDYVGRPSPLYFAKRLSEKYNTKIYLKREDLNHTGAHKINNTIGQILMAKRLGKNRIIAETGAGQHGVATATVCALMGIECIVYMGEIDIARQAPNVARMKMLGATVIPALSGSRTLKDATNEAIRDWINNPVDTHYIIGSVVGPHPYPDMVAKFQAVVSEEIKSQLLEKEGTEDPDYLIACVGGGSNAAGTYYHYLDNENVHIIAVEAAGLGVDSGESAATSVLGKEGIIHGSKTLLMQTNDGQITEPYSISAGLDYPGVGPMHANLYKTGRAEFIAITDDEAMKAGFELCQLEGIIPAIETSHALAVFEHKTFKPNDIIVLNLSGRGDKDLQNYIDYFKL